A part of Flavobacteriaceae bacterium GSB9 genomic DNA contains:
- a CDS encoding DUF4260 domain-containing protein: MRASLKLEELFMFLFGVYLFSELNFSWWLFLALFLTPDIGMLGYFANAKIGAITYNFFHHKGIAIAVYFLGIFFKNDILKLIGTILFAHASFDRVFNYGLKFYSNFKHTHLGQIGHK; encoded by the coding sequence ATGAGAGCATCTTTAAAATTGGAAGAACTTTTTATGTTTCTTTTTGGGGTATATCTTTTTAGTGAATTGAATTTTAGTTGGTGGTTGTTTTTAGCTTTATTTTTAACACCCGATATTGGTATGTTGGGCTATTTTGCAAATGCTAAAATAGGCGCTATTACGTATAACTTTTTTCATCACAAAGGTATAGCTATCGCGGTTTACTTTTTAGGAATATTTTTTAAAAACGATATATTAAAATTAATAGGAACGATTTTATTTGCCCATGCCAGTTTCGATAGGGTTTTTAATTATGGTTTAAAGTTTTATAGTAATTTTAAGCATACGCATTTAGGGCAAATAGGACATAAGTAA
- a CDS encoding cyclase family protein, whose protein sequence is MIATVQYNSRKLQIDLSKPLDISIPIRASKDNVTAWYVDAPKIEPVKDGDWIASVKNGSCINFNNIIFNPHGHGTHTECVGHIAEKVYSINHHLKQFFFLAEVITVAPEQLNGDAVISKKQISFALGNKKRDAVVIRTMPNTESKKSRQYSHTNPTYLLEDAAVYLRKKGIKHLLIDLPSVDKEKDDCQLLAHNAFWNTKGKTRLDATITELIYVPNKVKDGKYFLNLQIAPFENDATPSKPILYQIIP, encoded by the coding sequence TTGATAGCAACCGTACAATACAACTCTAGAAAATTACAAATAGATTTAAGCAAACCACTTGATATTTCTATACCCATTAGGGCTTCAAAAGATAATGTAACCGCATGGTATGTTGATGCACCAAAAATAGAGCCTGTAAAAGATGGCGATTGGATTGCCAGCGTAAAAAATGGCTCCTGTATAAATTTTAACAATATTATATTCAATCCGCATGGCCATGGCACACATACCGAGTGTGTTGGCCATATTGCTGAGAAAGTGTATTCTATAAATCATCATTTAAAACAGTTTTTCTTTTTGGCAGAAGTTATTACGGTAGCTCCCGAGCAACTTAATGGTGATGCCGTGATTTCTAAAAAACAAATTAGTTTTGCTTTGGGAAATAAAAAGCGCGACGCTGTAGTGATACGCACCATGCCTAATACAGAATCAAAAAAATCGAGGCAATACTCGCATACCAATCCCACTTATTTGCTAGAGGATGCAGCGGTTTATTTGCGTAAAAAAGGTATAAAACACTTGTTGATAGATTTGCCAAGTGTAGACAAGGAAAAAGATGATTGCCAACTTTTGGCACATAATGCTTTTTGGAATACCAAAGGAAAAACCCGTTTAGATGCTACCATTACAGAGCTTATCTATGTGCCAAACAAAGTAAAGGACGGAAAATATTTTTTAAACTTACAAATAGCCCCATTTGAAAATGATGCCACACCAAGCAAGCCTATTTTGTATCAAATAATACCGTAA
- a CDS encoding M56 family metallopeptidase has product MLHYILQTIAFQAFFLLVYDLFLRKETFFNCNRAYLLATPLLSLLIPLVEIEQFKNMISQEFIFTLPEILVGEGVAQAEGQVIQLEPVVVSSPHFWSWNFLFYLGMALALVFFIFKMAKLLALLYKNPKVKKGDLLIVSLINSSAAFSFFRCVFLGDHIKANQKASILKHEMVHVKQNHTLDLLFFELLRVPFWFNPLVYIYQNRMVELHEFIADAHAVKQNKTEYYQNLLSQVFDTKNISFINPFYKQSLIKKRIVMLQKSKSKQFNLLKYVLLIPLVLGMLVYTSCHNQEETKVNSSSDDALIKELMSEYTNIKNSGADKGEVFKAFHRKVNIEKCTKEEFYRMRILLNIELKDNPYIAQNSRDLFNKTYEEYLEWKNTDEAKKIYRKASNPDFFIFKSQQQTNSNKMPEPKHKNIEGNVPFSIIEQPPVFPGCEDLQTNEERKKCISEKINEFVAKKFNTDLGKDLDLTGRQRIVVKFKIDQSGVVVEDEIAARGSHIELENEAIRVIKELPRMAPGKQEGKNVNVLYSLPIIFEMPE; this is encoded by the coding sequence ATGTTACATTATATTTTACAAACCATAGCTTTTCAAGCCTTCTTTTTATTGGTTTACGACCTTTTTTTAAGAAAGGAAACTTTTTTTAATTGTAATCGTGCTTATTTGTTGGCAACACCTCTATTGTCGTTACTTATTCCCCTTGTTGAAATAGAACAGTTTAAGAACATGATTTCGCAGGAATTCATTTTTACATTACCAGAAATTCTTGTTGGTGAAGGTGTAGCACAAGCAGAAGGTCAAGTGATTCAGCTGGAACCCGTAGTCGTTTCATCGCCCCATTTTTGGAGCTGGAATTTCCTTTTCTATTTGGGTATGGCTTTGGCCTTGGTGTTTTTCATTTTTAAGATGGCTAAATTATTAGCTTTACTCTATAAAAATCCAAAAGTAAAAAAGGGGGATTTGTTAATCGTAAGTTTGATAAATAGCAGTGCCGCATTTTCTTTTTTTAGGTGTGTGTTTTTGGGCGATCACATTAAAGCCAACCAGAAAGCCTCCATTTTAAAACACGAAATGGTACATGTAAAACAAAACCACACCTTAGACTTATTGTTTTTTGAATTGCTTAGAGTCCCATTTTGGTTTAATCCGTTGGTCTATATCTATCAAAATAGAATGGTTGAACTCCACGAATTTATTGCCGATGCCCATGCCGTAAAACAGAATAAAACCGAATACTACCAAAACCTATTGTCACAGGTTTTCGACACCAAAAATATATCATTCATCAATCCATTTTATAAACAATCATTAATCAAAAAACGAATCGTTATGTTACAAAAATCAAAATCAAAACAGTTTAATTTATTGAAGTATGTGCTTCTAATTCCTCTCGTATTAGGGATGTTGGTTTATACTTCCTGTCATAATCAAGAAGAAACCAAAGTAAATAGTTCATCTGATGATGCTTTAATAAAAGAGTTAATGTCAGAGTATACCAATATTAAAAATTCTGGTGCAGATAAAGGAGAAGTGTTCAAGGCATTTCATCGTAAAGTGAACATTGAGAAATGTACAAAAGAAGAATTTTATAGAATGCGTATTTTGCTAAATATAGAATTGAAAGATAATCCATATATCGCCCAAAATTCACGTGATTTATTTAACAAAACATACGAAGAATATTTAGAATGGAAAAACACGGATGAAGCTAAAAAAATATATAGAAAAGCATCCAACCCAGATTTTTTCATCTTTAAAAGTCAGCAACAAACCAATTCAAACAAAATGCCGGAGCCAAAACATAAAAATATTGAAGGGAATGTTCCATTTTCTATAATAGAACAACCTCCCGTTTTTCCGGGCTGTGAAGATTTGCAAACCAATGAGGAACGAAAAAAATGTATTTCTGAAAAAATTAATGAATTTGTGGCCAAAAAATTTAATACAGATTTGGGAAAAGATTTAGATTTAACGGGAAGGCAGCGCATTGTGGTTAAGTTTAAAATTGATCAGTCTGGAGTTGTGGTTGAAGATGAAATTGCTGCAAGGGGATCGCATATAGAATTGGAAAACGAAGCCATAAGGGTGATTAAAGAATTGCCTAGAATGGCACCGGGAAAACAGGAAGGTAAGAATGTAAACGTACTGTATTCGCTTCCCATAATTTTTGAAATGCCCGAATAG
- a CDS encoding DUF4230 domain-containing protein, whose protein sequence is METFLGIIIGALVCLGIVTYVKSIKKKQLVKAQSTILLDKIKRVCKFITVEGDFAEIYHYEDVKERFLRLVSSRKKALVVINAKAHVGYDLSKIDLTADTENKKIIIGHFPQPEVLSIETNLNYYDKSDGFFNKFEAADLTGLHNEAKIHIQDKIPESGLIQVAQQEVLETISLIETIVETIGWKLDYSVLELPGKDQKKLN, encoded by the coding sequence ATGGAAACATTTTTAGGAATTATAATTGGCGCTTTGGTGTGTTTAGGTATAGTAACCTATGTAAAATCCATCAAGAAAAAACAATTGGTAAAAGCACAATCAACAATACTTTTAGACAAAATAAAACGGGTTTGTAAATTTATTACTGTTGAGGGTGATTTTGCCGAAATTTACCATTATGAAGATGTAAAAGAACGTTTTTTAAGATTGGTTTCAAGTCGAAAAAAAGCACTTGTAGTGATAAATGCCAAAGCACATGTGGGTTACGATTTATCTAAAATAGATTTAACCGCCGATACCGAAAACAAGAAAATTATAATTGGGCACTTTCCGCAGCCTGAAGTGCTTTCCATCGAAACGAATTTAAATTATTACGACAAGTCTGATGGCTTTTTTAATAAGTTTGAAGCTGCAGATTTAACAGGGTTACACAACGAAGCCAAAATTCATATTCAGGACAAAATTCCAGAAAGTGGTTTGATTCAAGTGGCCCAGCAAGAGGTTTTAGAGACAATTTCGTTAATAGAAACCATTGTGGAGACTATTGGCTGGAAATTAGATTATTCAGTATTAGAGTTGCCAGGCAAAGACCAAAAGAAATTAAATTGA
- the ruvC gene encoding crossover junction endodeoxyribonuclease RuvC has translation MLSMKERIILGIDPGTTIMGFGLIKVVGKTMHFMQLNELDLKKYSDHYLKLKLIFERTIELIDTHNPDEIAIEAPFFGKNVQSMLKLGRAQGVAMAAGLSREIPITEYLPKKIKMAITGNGNASKEQVAKMLQSTLGLKTLPKNLDATDGLAAAVCHFYNSGRVEVGKSYSGWSAFVKQNEDRVKK, from the coding sequence ATGTTATCCATGAAAGAACGCATTATTTTAGGAATAGACCCAGGAACGACCATTATGGGCTTCGGACTCATAAAAGTGGTAGGGAAAACCATGCATTTTATGCAGTTGAATGAGCTCGATTTAAAAAAGTACAGTGACCATTACCTTAAATTGAAGTTGATTTTTGAACGCACTATCGAATTGATAGATACGCACAATCCAGATGAAATAGCCATTGAGGCGCCGTTTTTTGGCAAAAACGTGCAAAGTATGCTCAAACTTGGGCGTGCGCAAGGTGTCGCCATGGCTGCTGGCCTTAGCCGTGAAATACCAATAACCGAATATTTGCCCAAAAAGATTAAAATGGCCATTACGGGCAACGGTAATGCTAGCAAAGAGCAAGTGGCTAAAATGCTTCAGAGCACTTTGGGATTAAAAACCTTACCGAAAAACTTAGATGCTACCGATGGTCTTGCGGCAGCGGTATGCCATTTCTATAATTCCGGTCGGGTTGAGGTTGGTAAAAGTTACTCGGGTTGGAGTGCTTTTGTAAAACAGAACGAAGATCGGGTTAAAAAATAA
- a CDS encoding DUF456 domain-containing protein, with product MDIILIIIALLLMILGILGSFLPVLPGPLTSWAGLLVIHFTNTIPMDKPFLIITFLVALLIWLLDYFIPAICTKRFGGTRYGMIGTTIGLIVGLIAPIPGGIIIGPFVGALIGELINKADSRTATKAAIGSFIGFLTSTFIKFVVAVVYLGLFVGIIWDYKNALF from the coding sequence ATGGATATTATTTTAATTATTATTGCTTTATTATTAATGATTTTGGGCATTTTGGGAAGTTTTTTACCTGTTCTGCCCGGTCCCTTAACTAGTTGGGCAGGGTTGTTGGTGATTCACTTTACAAACACCATACCCATGGACAAACCTTTTTTGATCATTACTTTTTTAGTGGCCCTGCTAATTTGGCTGTTAGATTATTTTATTCCTGCGATATGCACCAAACGCTTTGGAGGCACCAGATACGGTATGATTGGAACCACCATAGGGCTTATTGTTGGCTTAATCGCCCCTATTCCAGGAGGAATCATTATTGGTCCCTTTGTTGGCGCCCTTATTGGAGAATTGATTAACAAAGCCGATTCGAGAACTGCCACTAAAGCCGCTATTGGGTCGTTTATTGGGTTTTTAACCTCAACGTTTATAAAATTTGTAGTGGCTGTTGTTTACCTAGGGCTTTTTGTTGGTATTATTTGGGATTACAAAAATGCTCTATTTTAA
- a CDS encoding cell envelope biogenesis protein OmpA, whose protein sequence is MSSNFIGKKLKTFFWIFILITSFARAQSYDKWKLQLAIGINDPIESDEKSPGYYTYYLNFPTINLGVQYMLLENLGVKLDYGFNRSSSGLDSQEFELNYSRVNAQLAYDFSSLLRFLPEEVGTVLHGGPGYSFSNPSGEFSENDYRFLNAILGAEIHYKVSRNLSVMSDLALVYSFSNENKYDINVDGFSFNDDLIYLTFGVSYALGRGCKCYP, encoded by the coding sequence ATGTCCTCAAATTTTATCGGTAAAAAACTTAAAACCTTTTTCTGGATTTTTATATTAATAACGTCATTTGCAAGGGCTCAAAGTTACGATAAATGGAAGTTGCAATTGGCAATAGGAATAAACGATCCTATTGAGAGCGACGAGAAAAGTCCAGGATATTATACCTATTACCTTAATTTTCCAACAATAAATTTAGGCGTGCAGTATATGCTTCTCGAAAATTTGGGTGTTAAACTGGATTATGGTTTCAACCGATCCTCCAGTGGTCTAGATTCTCAGGAGTTTGAATTAAATTATAGCCGTGTTAATGCACAATTGGCTTACGATTTTAGTTCGCTGTTACGGTTTTTACCAGAAGAGGTTGGTACTGTTTTGCATGGTGGGCCCGGTTACAGTTTTTCAAATCCTTCGGGAGAGTTTTCAGAAAATGATTATCGGTTTTTAAATGCCATTTTGGGAGCCGAAATTCATTATAAAGTATCAAGAAATTTATCCGTCATGTCAGATTTAGCATTGGTTTATTCGTTTTCCAATGAAAATAAATATGATATTAACGTTGATGGTTTTTCGTTTAACGACGATTTAATATACCTAACCTTTGGGGTTTCATACGCGTTGGGCAGAGGTTGTAAATGTTATCCATGA
- a CDS encoding glycosyltransferase: MTLTFIIITLLYLILIGRFIYGFDKVVIFSLQDLPPKTYFSVIIPFRNEADNLPDLLKSIKTLNYPKEKFEIILVDDDSEDHSVATIKKHLSKSKIQHFIIKNQRHTNSPKKDAIAAAVNAAKNKWIITTDADCVLPKFWLDSFDEFIQKNDTVCIAGPVTYIEDNSFLNRFQVLDLLSLQGSTIGSFGIKTPFLCNGANFAYTKATYSTLNGFEGNTNIASGDDIFILEKVAKTHRKKLHYLKCEHVIVKTKAQPSWKALINQRVRWAAKTSNYHNAFGKLTGLLVFLMNTAIILGIFLSFFDVFKPKTWVYILVIKANIDFYLIYKTASFFDQKKALKSFIFSFLSYPFFSVYVALISIFSSYKWKGRSFKK; encoded by the coding sequence ATGACGCTAACCTTTATTATAATAACCCTTTTGTACCTCATACTCATTGGCCGTTTTATTTATGGGTTCGATAAAGTCGTTATTTTTAGTTTGCAGGACCTCCCTCCTAAAACGTATTTTTCGGTTATTATCCCGTTTAGAAATGAAGCCGATAATTTACCGGACTTGTTAAAATCAATTAAAACCCTAAATTACCCAAAAGAAAAATTTGAAATTATTTTAGTTGACGATGATTCGGAAGACCATTCCGTTGCAACCATCAAAAAGCATCTTTCAAAATCTAAAATCCAGCACTTTATAATCAAAAATCAAAGACACACTAATTCACCAAAAAAAGACGCCATTGCCGCGGCTGTTAATGCGGCTAAAAACAAATGGATTATCACAACTGATGCCGATTGTGTTTTACCCAAGTTTTGGTTGGATAGTTTTGATGAGTTTATCCAAAAAAACGATACGGTTTGCATTGCCGGCCCTGTAACTTACATTGAAGACAACTCGTTTTTAAACCGCTTCCAAGTATTGGATTTGCTCAGTTTACAAGGTAGTACTATTGGCAGTTTTGGCATAAAAACCCCTTTCTTGTGCAACGGTGCCAATTTTGCTTATACAAAGGCGACATACTCAACACTAAACGGTTTTGAGGGCAACACAAACATTGCCAGTGGCGACGACATTTTTATACTCGAAAAAGTAGCCAAAACACATCGAAAAAAACTGCATTATTTAAAATGTGAGCATGTCATTGTTAAAACAAAAGCGCAACCGTCATGGAAAGCATTAATAAATCAACGTGTGCGATGGGCGGCAAAAACAAGTAATTACCATAATGCCTTTGGAAAGTTAACCGGCCTTTTGGTTTTTTTGATGAACACAGCGATTATTTTAGGAATTTTCCTTTCGTTTTTCGATGTATTTAAACCCAAAACATGGGTTTATATTTTGGTTATTAAAGCTAACATCGATTTCTATTTAATCTATAAAACTGCATCGTTCTTCGACCAAAAAAAGGCGCTCAAAAGCTTTATTTTTAGCTTTCTTAGCTATCCTTTTTTTAGCGTTTATGTGGCTTTAATTTCAATATTTTCAAGCTACAAATGGAAAGGCCGTTCTTTTAAAAAATAA
- a CDS encoding response regulator — protein MTEKIKILMVDDHPIIIEGYQNTLLFTKKDNQELEIDIANNCDEAVKLMDQSLQNERPYGMLFFDISLPPSSDGSMSSGEDLAEYARKVLPEAKIVILTMFNESFRIHNIIKTIDPEGFLIKSDLTSSELASAFQAVLNNPPFYSGTVNSHIRKTITSDIVIDDKNRKILYLLSQGVKTKNLASHLDISLSAIEKRKKQLRDIFEVNDGQDETLLNEARKKGFV, from the coding sequence ATGACTGAAAAAATTAAAATATTAATGGTTGATGATCACCCTATAATTATTGAAGGGTATCAAAACACACTTTTATTTACCAAAAAAGACAATCAAGAATTAGAGATTGATATCGCCAATAACTGTGATGAGGCAGTAAAGTTAATGGATCAATCGTTGCAGAACGAACGCCCATATGGCATGCTGTTTTTCGATATTAGCCTGCCACCCTCTTCAGATGGTTCCATGAGCTCGGGAGAAGATTTAGCCGAATATGCACGAAAAGTTTTGCCAGAAGCCAAGATTGTTATTCTAACCATGTTCAACGAGTCTTTTAGAATACATAATATCATAAAGACAATAGATCCAGAAGGCTTTTTGATTAAAAGTGATTTGACATCGAGCGAACTGGCCAGTGCATTTCAGGCTGTGCTTAACAATCCACCATTTTATAGTGGTACGGTCAATAGCCATATTCGAAAAACCATAACAAGCGATATTGTAATTGATGATAAAAATAGAAAAATTCTTTATCTGCTTTCGCAGGGTGTAAAGACAAAAAATCTGGCATCACATCTCGATATTTCTTTAAGTGCCATCGAAAAACGCAAAAAACAACTCCGCGATATTTTTGAGGTTAACGATGGGCAGGACGAAACCTTGTTAAACGAAGCGAGAAAAAAAGGTTTCGTGTAA
- a CDS encoding BlaI/MecI/CopY family transcriptional regulator, which translates to MKQLTKAEEDIMQILWRLKKANVKAIIKEFDDPKPAYNTVSTIVRILENKGFVDYEKQGKGHIYFPVVAKQDYSNQSINQLVDNYFQGSFKSMVSFFVKKNDMDITDLESVLNEINKSGK; encoded by the coding sequence ATGAAACAACTTACTAAGGCAGAAGAAGACATTATGCAAATACTTTGGCGGTTAAAAAAAGCAAATGTAAAAGCCATTATAAAAGAGTTTGATGACCCAAAACCAGCCTATAACACGGTTTCTACAATTGTACGAATTTTAGAAAACAAAGGTTTTGTAGATTACGAAAAGCAGGGTAAGGGACATATTTATTTTCCGGTGGTGGCCAAGCAAGATTATAGCAACCAGTCTATAAACCAGTTGGTCGATAATTATTTTCAGGGGTCGTTTAAAAGTATGGTGTCCTTTTTTGTAAAGAAAAACGATATGGATATTACAGACCTTGAGTCGGTGTTAAACGAAATCAATAAAAGCGGAAAGTGA
- a CDS encoding lysylphosphatidylglycerol synthase domain-containing protein codes for MLLLQPYKAKQFFFVLIKLSIVGAAFYFVYRKLTNNSALKFSDFSDFVLKKDIFSLKTIIFLAFLSTLNWFFEILKWKILINPIKTTKLKAATEQILGSLTASLFTPNRIGEYGAKALYFVQENRKKAVLINVIGNLLQMAVTVCFGCLGLLFFIKIYQPNIEYQKFHLFLIIALAVIILIGLAIAKSSFAIKWFSFIKIRAFLKSYPKNRLALGMLLSFLRYAIFSFQFFFLLQLLNIQLRYFEAMVIISTLYFLASVIPSIFIFDVVVKGGVAIYLFTFAKVDSLAILSIVTLMWILNFVFPSIVGSYFILKFQPKTNPIAS; via the coding sequence ATGCTTTTGCTACAACCTTACAAAGCTAAACAATTCTTTTTTGTGCTCATTAAATTAAGCATTGTAGGCGCTGCATTTTATTTTGTTTATAGAAAATTAACGAATAATAGCGCATTAAAATTTTCCGATTTTAGCGATTTTGTTTTAAAAAAAGACATTTTTTCGTTAAAAACCATCATTTTTTTGGCTTTTTTAAGCACTTTAAACTGGTTTTTCGAAATTTTAAAGTGGAAAATTTTAATAAACCCCATAAAAACAACAAAATTAAAAGCGGCGACCGAACAAATTTTGGGCTCGTTAACAGCATCGCTATTTACGCCCAACCGCATAGGCGAATATGGAGCCAAAGCCCTTTATTTCGTGCAAGAAAATCGTAAGAAAGCCGTATTGATAAACGTCATAGGCAACCTTTTACAAATGGCCGTAACGGTTTGCTTTGGTTGTTTGGGCCTTTTATTTTTTATCAAAATCTACCAACCCAATATCGAATACCAAAAGTTCCATCTGTTTTTAATTATTGCTTTGGCTGTTATCATTTTAATTGGCTTAGCCATTGCTAAGAGCAGCTTCGCCATCAAATGGTTTTCTTTTATTAAAATTAGGGCATTTCTTAAAAGCTATCCCAAAAACAGGTTGGCGTTAGGGATGTTGCTTTCCTTTTTGCGCTACGCCATTTTTTCGTTTCAGTTTTTCTTTTTGTTACAATTATTAAATATTCAACTCCGTTATTTTGAGGCTATGGTTATCATTTCAACCCTGTATTTTTTAGCTTCGGTTATTCCTTCCATTTTTATATTCGACGTTGTGGTAAAAGGCGGTGTGGCCATTTATCTTTTTACTTTTGCCAAGGTTGATAGCCTTGCCATATTAAGTATTGTTACCTTAATGTGGATTTTAAATTTTGTATTCCCCAGCATAGTGGGCAGTTATTTTATATTGAAATTTCAACCTAAAACCAACCCTATTGCATCATGA
- a CDS encoding PhnA domain-containing protein: MSVLQTLKDRSNNSCELCGSNKDLNQYTIPPSLNENVANDVLVCKTCLDQINGDNEMDANHWRCLNDSMWSEHVAVQIMAWRMLQRLRSEGWPQDLLDMMYLDDDALVLARATGEHKDESEKIVHRDANGVILQNGDNVVLVKDLKVKGSSMVAKQGTPVRNIRLDHENANYIEGKVDKQNIVIITQYVKKT, encoded by the coding sequence ATGAGCGTTCTGCAAACCCTTAAGGATAGAAGCAACAATAGCTGCGAATTATGCGGTTCAAATAAAGATTTAAACCAGTATACCATTCCACCATCATTAAATGAAAATGTGGCTAATGATGTACTGGTCTGTAAAACATGTTTAGACCAAATAAATGGCGATAACGAAATGGATGCTAACCATTGGCGTTGCTTGAATGATAGTATGTGGAGCGAACATGTGGCCGTGCAAATTATGGCTTGGAGAATGTTACAACGGTTGCGTAGCGAGGGCTGGCCTCAAGATTTGTTGGATATGATGTATCTTGATGATGACGCTTTAGTTTTAGCGAGAGCAACTGGTGAGCATAAAGATGAAAGTGAAAAAATTGTTCACCGCGATGCAAACGGCGTTATTTTACAAAATGGCGATAATGTGGTATTGGTAAAAGACTTGAAAGTAAAAGGGTCGAGCATGGTTGCCAAACAAGGAACGCCAGTTAGGAATATTCGTTTAGATCATGAAAATGCCAATTATATTGAAGGTAAGGTTGACAAACAAAATATTGTAATAATAACGCAATACGTTAAGAAAACTTAA
- a CDS encoding MmcQ/YjbR family DNA-binding protein → MNIEQIRAYCLSKKGAVEDFPFDQDTLVFKVQDKMFALVSLKWWERGEAAINLKADPEYSEELRAEYGSIRPGYHMNKKHWNTLYLHEGELQPKLIKNLIDHSYEMVLNGLPKRLRDTLN, encoded by the coding sequence TTGAATATAGAGCAAATAAGAGCATACTGCCTCAGTAAAAAAGGTGCCGTTGAGGATTTTCCTTTTGACCAAGATACACTGGTATTTAAGGTACAGGACAAAATGTTTGCGTTGGTCTCCTTAAAATGGTGGGAGCGGGGTGAAGCTGCTATTAATTTAAAAGCAGACCCTGAATATTCTGAAGAACTTCGTGCTGAATATGGCAGCATTCGTCCGGGATACCATATGAACAAAAAACATTGGAACACGCTCTATCTTCATGAAGGTGAACTTCAGCCAAAACTGATAAAAAACTTAATTGACCATTCTTATGAAATGGTTTTAAATGGATTGCCTAAAAGGCTTCGCGATACACTTAATTAA
- the hemW gene encoding radical SAM family heme chaperone HemW — MAGIYIHIPFCKQACYYCDFHFSTSLKKKTELLECLVKELLLRKDELKKQTVKTIYFGGGTPSLLSNGELGLLIEAIYKNFKVCENPEITLEANPDDLSNQRIKELSNTPINRLSIGIQSFFQRDLKLMNRAHNTKEAKACLKEATQYFDNISIDLIYGIPGLSHAEWIENIETALAFGIPHISCYALTVEPKTALESFIKKGIIENVDDDLAQQQFDILVEKLEQTGFVHYELSNFGKPNYFSKNNSAYWQGIRYLGIGPSAHSFDGKNRSWNVRNNSKYIKSIQENVLPMETETLSLTDKYNEYIMTGLRTIWGVSIKKVEDEFGENYKKYLLKQAEIYINEDLLYIEDNKLLTTLKGKFLSDGIASSLFKINLP; from the coding sequence ATGGCTGGTATTTACATTCATATTCCATTTTGCAAACAGGCCTGTTATTATTGCGATTTTCATTTTTCAACATCTCTAAAAAAGAAAACGGAGCTCCTTGAGTGTTTAGTGAAAGAATTGCTTTTGCGAAAGGATGAACTCAAAAAACAAACGGTAAAAACCATATATTTTGGTGGTGGCACGCCGTCTTTATTATCCAACGGAGAACTAGGGTTGTTGATAGAAGCGATTTATAAAAACTTTAAAGTTTGCGAAAATCCGGAGATTACTTTAGAGGCTAACCCCGACGACTTGTCGAACCAACGAATTAAAGAATTATCAAATACACCAATTAACAGGCTTAGCATTGGCATTCAATCGTTTTTTCAGCGTGATTTAAAATTAATGAACCGTGCACATAATACTAAAGAAGCAAAAGCGTGTCTCAAGGAAGCGACCCAATATTTTGATAATATTTCCATCGATTTAATTTACGGTATTCCTGGGTTGAGCCATGCCGAATGGATTGAAAATATAGAAACCGCTTTGGCTTTTGGTATCCCACATATATCCTGCTATGCCTTAACAGTAGAACCCAAAACGGCTTTAGAGTCGTTTATTAAAAAAGGCATCATTGAAAATGTGGATGACGATTTAGCTCAGCAACAATTCGATATTCTGGTTGAAAAATTAGAACAAACAGGTTTTGTGCATTACGAACTATCAAATTTTGGTAAACCCAACTATTTCAGTAAAAACAATTCGGCCTATTGGCAAGGCATAAGGTATTTGGGCATTGGGCCTTCGGCACATTCGTTTGATGGAAAAAATAGAAGTTGGAATGTGCGAAACAATTCAAAGTACATTAAAAGTATTCAAGAAAACGTGCTGCCAATGGAAACAGAAACCCTATCGCTAACCGATAAATACAACGAATATATTATGACGGGTTTGAGAACTATTTGGGGCGTTTCAATAAAAAAAGTGGAAGATGAATTTGGAGAAAACTATAAAAAATATTTATTAAAACAGGCTGAGATTTACATTAATGAAGATTTATTGTATATTGAAGATAACAAACTATTAACCACCCTAAAAGGCAAGTTTTTAAGCGACGGCATCGCCTCCAGCCTTTTTAAAATAAATTTACCTTGA